The following proteins come from a genomic window of Salvia hispanica cultivar TCC Black 2014 chromosome 4, UniMelb_Shisp_WGS_1.0, whole genome shotgun sequence:
- the LOC125220938 gene encoding uncharacterized protein LOC125220938 yields MDDLTTRVNNLEERLDQRIDALHQDLTRRFEELIILVRYNQGVGAGVGAGYQRNNINQGGNRRQQRGQQQMEEEDDAEEHDHYQQQRRRGGGDMYKIKAEIPTFNGNANIEGFLDWIYEVETFFEIMNIPPDRRVPLVAYKLKGGAGAWWNRHQEELRLKGENRVRDCAQMKALLKARFLPADYEQLLYLQFHNCVQGNQAVSEYTEEFLRLQVRCNLYENEDQQVARYVNGLNDSIQERLGIQQIWSIDQAQTLALKAERFIKTKVSYKAMSYSRPENISRNLPRREEEKPTPFKGKKTDKGPSSSKTYEKQPSNPIKCYKCREEGHISSNCPRRKFVNTTRRDENDESDEDVDEPENEEAELCEEDGEEIVCVVKRLLCSTIQPEETQRKKIFESKCTAVNGKVCKFVIDSCISENLVSERMVKHLNLETRDHPNPYTIGWLKKGVKIKITKQCWLPLSLGKHYRSNVLCDVIDMDACHVLLGRP; encoded by the coding sequence ATGGATGATCTTACAACACGGGTGAACAACCTAGAAGAAAGATTGGATCAACGAATCGATGCCCTTCATCAAGATCTCACTAGAAGGTTTGAAGAACTTATTATATTAGTGAGATATAATCAAGGTGTTGGTGCTGGTGTTGGAGCTGGATACCAGAGAAACAACATCAACCAAGGAGGAAATCGGAGACAACAACGGGGCCAACAACAAATGGAAGAGGAAGATGATGCAGAGGAGCATGACCATTACCAACAACAAAGAAGAAGAGGTGGTGGAGATATGTACAAAATTAAAGCAGAAATTCCAACTTTCAACGGCAATGCAAATATTGAAGGATTTCTTGATTGGATCTATGAGGTGGAGACATTCTTTGAGATAATGAACATCCCGCCGGATCGAAGAGTACCATTGGTGGCATATAAATTGAAGGGAGGTGCTGGAGCTTGGTGGAATCGTCATCAAGAAGAGCTACGCTTGAAGGGTGAGAATCGTGTAAGAGATTGTGCACAAATGAAAGCACTTTTAAAGGCCAGATTCTTGCCAGCAGATTATGAACAACTATTATACCTTCAATTCCATAACTGTGTTCAAGGTAACCAAGCTGTTTCTGAATATACCGAGGAGTTCTTACGGCTACAAGTAAGGTGCAATCTATATGAAAATGAAGACCAACAAGTTGCAAGATATGTCAATGGTCTCAATGATTCTATTCAAGAACGCTTAGGCATACAACAAATTTGGTCTATAGATCAAGCTCAAACTCTTGCCTTGAAAGCTGAGAGATTCATAAAGACCAAGGTATCTTATAAAGCCATGTCTTATTCTCGTCCAGAAAACATATCAAGAAATTTGCCACGCCGAGAGGAGGAAAAACCTACTCCATTTAAAGGAAAGAAGACTGATAAAGGGCCATCTTCTAGCAAAACTTATGAAAAGCAACCATCTAACCCTATCAAGTGTTATAAATGTCGTGAAGAAGGTCACATATCAAGTAACTGTCCCCGGAGGAAGTTTGTCAACACCACTCGTCGTGATGAAAATGATGAAAGCGATGAAGATGTGGATGAACCTGAAAACGAAGAAGCTGAACTATGTGAAGAAGATGGGGAAGAAATAGTATGTGTGGTCAAACGTCTTCTATGCTCAACTATACAACCTGAAGAGACGCAACGAAAGAAGATATTTGAAAGCAAATGCACTGCAGTGAATGGAAAGGTATGCAAATTTGTCATTGATAGTTGTATCAGTGAGAATTTAGTTTCTGAAAGAATGGTCAAACACTTGAATCTTGAGACTAGAGATCACCCGAATCCATATACTATTGGTTGGCTCAAGAAAGGAGTGAAGATCAAGATCACCAAACAATGTTGGTTACCACTTTCCTTGGGTAAGCATTATCGTTCAAATGTTTTATGTGATGTGATTGATATGGATGCATGTCATGTTcttcttggaagaccttga
- the LOC125221553 gene encoding transcription factor AS1 → MKERQRWRGEEDALLRAYVKQYGPREWHLVSERMNQPLNRDAKSCLERWKNYLKPGIKKGSLTQEEQALVIHLQAKHGNKWKKIAAEVPGRTAKRLGKWWEVFKDKQQREHKENNKVPDPIQDSKYDHLLETFAEKLVNPVTMPPTPNGGGGFLQHTEQPSSLPPWLASSSASSPSVTLTLSPLTVPPTPLPPSTIPWLQTNDSNTSHGLLPFGGIGALAGDNNGPVPDLIECCRELEEGHRAWSAHRKEAAWRLKRVELQLEAEKANRKREKNEDIEAKVNALREEQKATIERIEAEYREQIAGLRREAEMKEQKLAEQWAAKHLRLTKFVEQIGCRSVASSDAPNAR, encoded by the coding sequence ATGAAAGAAAGACAGCGGTGGCGAGGTGAAGAGGATGCTTTGCTGCGTGCATACGTGAAGCAATACGGGCCGAGAGAGTGGCACCTTGTTTCTGAGCGCATGAACCAGCCCCTCAACCGGGACGCCAAATCTTGTCTCGAGAGGTGGAAGAACTATCTCAAGCCTGGCATCAAGAAGGGCTCCCTTACCCAAGAGGAGCAGGCTCTCGTCATTCACCTGCAGGCGAAGCACGGTAACAAATGGAAGAAGATCGCTGCTGAGGTCCCTGGCCGCACTGCCAAGCGACTCGGTAAGTGGTGGGAGGTTTTCAAGGACAAGCAGCAGCGTGAGCACAAGGAGAACAACAAGGTGCCCGATCCCATCCAGGACTCGAAATACGACCACCTCTTGGAGACCTTTGCGGAGAAGCTTGTGAATCCAGTCACAATGCCGCCTACTCCCAATGGCGGTGGTGGATTCCTCCAACACACGGAACAGCCCTCGTCTTTGCCCCCATGGCTAGCTAGCTCCAGCGCCTCGTCTCCATCGGTCACTCTCACACTCTCTCCCTTGACCGTGCCACCAACACCCCTGCCACCATCAACAATCCCATGGCTGCAGACAAATGATAGTAACACCTCTCACGGGCTGCTACCCTTTGGGGGGATTGGTGCCCTTGCCGGGGACAACAACGGGCCTGTCCCGGACCTCATTGAATGCTGCCGGGAGCTCGAGGAAGGCCACCGAGCATGGTCTGCGCATAGGAAAGAGGCTGCTTGGAGGCTGAAGAGGGTTGAGTTGCAGCTCGAGGCAGAGAAGGCTAACCGGAAAAGGGAGAAGAATGAAGACATCGAAGCCAAGGTGAATGCTCTACGGGAAGAGCAGAAGGCGACTATAGAGCGCATTGAGGCGGAGTACAGAGAGCAGATTGCCGGTTTGAGACGGGAGGCGGAGATGAAGGAGCAGAAGCTGGCGGAGCAGTGGGCTGCGAAGCACCTCCGCCTCACCAAGTTCGTAGAGCAGATTGGGTGCCGCTCAGTCGCCTCGTCCGATGCCCCGAACGCCAGATGA